One Sphingomonas sp. LHG3406-1 genomic window carries:
- a CDS encoding fumarylacetoacetate hydrolase family protein, which translates to MIGSSASMMLPEDHGQAVLAGRLLRPEGPTPVLVRGGRVEDISRFAPTVADLLDTADPLAVTGEDIGSVDELLSGALGRLLAPNDLQVVKAAGVTFALSAIERVIEERARGDHRQAAVLRGKIEEKIGGAIRSVRPGTDEAARLKAALIEDDLWSQYLEVAIGPDAEIFTKTALLASVGSTAPIGVRSDSTWNNPEPEVVLAVSSRGEIRGAALGNDVNLRDFEGRSALLLSKAKDNNASCAIGPFIRLFDDVFTLDDVRAATVTLEIVGDDGFSLEGRSEMSQISRDPEDLVAQAMSEHHYPDGFMLFLGTLFAPTKDRDEPGRGFTHKPGDRVRIASPRLGTLENVVTTSRDAPPWAFGVRDLMRNLAARGLLQSAKS; encoded by the coding sequence ATGATCGGCAGTTCCGCATCGATGATGCTGCCCGAAGATCATGGGCAAGCCGTGCTCGCTGGCAGGCTGCTGCGTCCGGAGGGGCCGACGCCCGTGCTGGTTCGCGGTGGCCGAGTCGAGGACATCTCTCGCTTCGCACCGACCGTCGCCGACCTCCTCGATACCGCCGACCCGCTTGCCGTCACCGGCGAGGATATCGGGTCCGTCGATGAGCTGCTTTCTGGCGCGCTCGGCCGATTGCTGGCGCCCAACGACCTTCAGGTGGTGAAGGCGGCCGGCGTGACCTTCGCCCTGTCGGCCATCGAGCGAGTGATCGAGGAGCGGGCTCGCGGCGATCACCGCCAGGCCGCCGTCCTGCGCGGCAAGATCGAGGAGAAGATTGGCGGCGCGATCCGCTCGGTGCGACCGGGCACCGACGAGGCCGCGCGCCTGAAGGCCGCGCTGATCGAGGACGACCTCTGGTCGCAATATCTCGAGGTGGCGATCGGTCCCGATGCGGAGATCTTCACCAAGACCGCGCTGCTTGCGAGCGTCGGCAGCACTGCCCCGATCGGCGTCCGCTCGGACTCGACCTGGAACAATCCAGAGCCGGAAGTCGTGCTGGCGGTCAGCAGCCGCGGCGAGATCCGCGGCGCGGCGCTCGGCAACGACGTCAACCTGCGCGACTTCGAAGGTCGGAGCGCCCTGCTGCTCAGCAAGGCCAAGGACAACAACGCCTCCTGCGCCATCGGACCCTTCATCCGCCTGTTCGACGACGTTTTCACCCTCGACGACGTTCGCGCCGCCACGGTGACGCTCGAGATCGTCGGCGACGACGGATTCTCGCTCGAAGGCCGGAGCGAGATGAGCCAGATCAGCCGCGATCCCGAAGATCTCGTCGCGCAGGCGATGAGCGAGCATCACTATCCCGACGGCTTCATGCTCTTCCTCGGCACGTTGTTCGCACCGACCAAGGATCGCGACGAGCCGGGACGGGGTTTCACCCACAAGCCGGGCGACCGGGTGCGGATCGCCAGTCCGCGCCTCGGAACGCTCGAGAATGTCGTCACCACCAGCCGCGATGCGCCGCCGTGGGCGTTCGGCGTTCGCGACCTCATGCGAAACCTGGCCGCGCGCGGTCTCCTCCAGTCGGCCAAGTCCTGA
- a CDS encoding exo 1,3/1,4-beta-D-glucan glucohydrolase: protein MKRFGLTRSTCLLAITATSALALPNGATLAQERPAATAGVTWPKVKSRVRTNAALEARANAILARMSVEEKVGQIIQPDIASITPTDVAKYKFGSILAGGNSAPGGNEKAPPAEWLKLADAYWNASDQAAWTGEKIPLMWGIDAVHGHANVVGATIFPQNIGLGATGDPALMRKIGEVTAREMVVTGIDWDFSPTLAVVRDDRWGRAYEGFSEDPAIVRAFAGPMVEGLQGRPGTREFMGPGRVIATAKHFVGDGGTTGGKDQGDTAVSPAELRDIHGAGYGPAMKAGVQAVMASFSSVNGEKVHGSRGLLDGALKQQMGFDGLVVGDWNAHGQIAGCTNTSCPASINAGLDMFMAPDSWKGLYDSTLAQVRSGAIPMARLDDAVRRILRVKLRAGLFEKGAPSTRPLAGRFELLGSPGHRAVAREAVRKSLVLLKNNGGILPLSPRANILVAGDGADDISRQSGGWTISWQGSGLTNADFPGATSIWGGIRQAVETAGGRATLSVDGSFSQRPDVAVVVFGEEPYAEFVGDRATLEFSPGDKRHLELLRKLKAAGVPTVAVFLSGRPLWVNQELNASDAFVAAFLPGSEGGGVADVLLRNAAGRVRHDFTGKLTFSWPKRADQAPQNRGAAGYDPLFAYGYGLRAADRRNVPQLPEDRPPPVPGGADGVYFGRGTLPPGWQWATSGSGITIAGVDRRAQEDARRLRWTGGGEAAAFIRAAAPIDISRETTGELSLLIDYRVDDRPSGPVTLAMDGAEVPIGGVLRAAPVGEWRTLTIPLRCFARAGLNPQKVAVPASIRTGGTLGMAVSDVRIASAMVDQNSCGQP from the coding sequence ATGAAGCGGTTCGGGCTGACACGGAGCACTTGCCTGCTGGCGATCACGGCGACGAGCGCGCTGGCACTGCCGAACGGCGCGACGCTCGCGCAGGAGCGGCCGGCAGCGACGGCCGGTGTCACCTGGCCGAAAGTGAAGAGCCGGGTCCGCACCAATGCGGCGCTGGAAGCGCGAGCCAATGCCATCCTCGCGCGCATGTCGGTCGAGGAGAAGGTCGGCCAGATCATCCAGCCCGATATCGCCAGCATCACCCCCACTGACGTCGCCAAATACAAGTTCGGCTCCATCCTCGCCGGCGGCAACAGCGCGCCGGGAGGCAACGAGAAGGCGCCCCCGGCCGAGTGGCTGAAGCTTGCGGATGCCTACTGGAACGCCTCCGACCAGGCGGCGTGGACGGGCGAGAAGATCCCGCTCATGTGGGGCATCGATGCAGTCCACGGTCATGCCAACGTGGTCGGCGCCACCATCTTCCCGCAGAATATCGGTCTCGGCGCGACCGGCGACCCGGCGCTGATGCGCAAGATCGGCGAAGTCACCGCGCGCGAGATGGTGGTGACCGGCATCGACTGGGATTTCTCGCCGACCCTCGCCGTGGTCCGCGACGATCGCTGGGGCCGCGCCTATGAGGGCTTCTCCGAAGATCCGGCGATCGTCCGCGCCTTCGCCGGTCCGATGGTGGAAGGCCTCCAGGGCCGTCCGGGCACGCGCGAGTTCATGGGGCCGGGCCGCGTCATCGCGACGGCCAAGCATTTCGTCGGGGACGGCGGCACGACCGGCGGCAAGGACCAGGGCGACACCGCCGTCTCGCCCGCGGAGCTGCGCGACATCCATGGCGCCGGCTACGGCCCGGCGATGAAGGCGGGCGTGCAGGCGGTCATGGCCTCCTTCTCGAGCGTCAACGGGGAGAAGGTGCACGGCAGCCGCGGCCTGCTCGACGGGGCGCTCAAGCAGCAGATGGGGTTCGACGGCCTCGTGGTCGGCGACTGGAATGCGCATGGCCAGATCGCGGGCTGCACCAACACCAGCTGCCCGGCGAGCATCAATGCCGGGCTCGACATGTTCATGGCGCCCGACAGCTGGAAGGGCCTGTACGACAGCACGCTGGCGCAGGTCCGGTCGGGCGCGATCCCGATGGCTCGCCTCGACGATGCGGTCCGCCGCATCCTCCGCGTGAAGCTGCGCGCCGGCCTGTTCGAGAAGGGCGCTCCCTCGACCCGCCCACTGGCCGGGCGCTTCGAACTGCTTGGGTCACCCGGGCATCGCGCCGTCGCCCGGGAAGCCGTGCGCAAGTCGCTGGTGCTGCTGAAGAACAATGGCGGCATCCTGCCCCTGTCGCCGCGCGCCAACATCCTGGTGGCGGGTGACGGCGCCGACGACATCAGCCGGCAGTCCGGCGGATGGACGATCAGCTGGCAGGGCTCGGGGCTTACCAACGCGGACTTTCCCGGTGCCACCTCCATCTGGGGCGGCATCCGCCAGGCGGTCGAAACGGCGGGCGGGCGGGCGACGCTGAGCGTCGACGGCAGCTTCAGCCAGCGCCCCGACGTCGCCGTCGTCGTGTTCGGCGAAGAGCCCTATGCCGAATTCGTCGGCGACCGGGCGACGCTGGAATTCAGCCCCGGCGACAAGCGGCATCTCGAACTGTTGCGCAAGCTCAAGGCGGCTGGCGTTCCGACGGTCGCGGTGTTCCTGTCCGGGCGTCCCTTGTGGGTGAACCAGGAGCTGAACGCCTCCGATGCCTTCGTCGCCGCCTTCCTGCCGGGGAGCGAAGGGGGCGGGGTGGCCGATGTGCTTCTGCGTAACGCCGCTGGCCGGGTCCGGCATGATTTCACCGGAAAGCTTACCTTCAGCTGGCCAAAGCGCGCGGACCAGGCACCGCAGAACCGTGGCGCTGCCGGCTATGATCCGCTGTTCGCCTACGGTTACGGCCTCCGTGCCGCCGACCGCAGGAACGTGCCGCAGCTGCCTGAGGATCGGCCGCCGCCCGTGCCGGGTGGAGCCGACGGCGTCTATTTCGGGCGAGGCACGCTTCCGCCCGGCTGGCAGTGGGCGACCAGCGGCAGCGGCATCACCATCGCCGGCGTCGATCGGCGGGCTCAGGAGGATGCGCGGCGCCTGCGCTGGACCGGTGGCGGCGAAGCCGCCGCTTTCATCCGCGCGGCGGCCCCGATCGATATCTCGCGCGAGACCACGGGCGAACTCAGCCTGCTGATCGACTATCGCGTCGACGACAGGCCGAGTGGCCCGGTCACGCTGGCGATGGACGGCGCGGAAGTTCCGATCGGCGGCGTGCTGCGCGCTGCGCCGGTTGGCGAATGGCGGACCCTTACCATTCCGTTGCGCTGCTTCGCTCGCGCTGGGCTGAACCCGCAGAAGGTCGCCGTCCCCGCCTCGATCCGAACCGGCGGCACGCTTGGAATGGCCGTGTCCGACGTCCGCATCGCCAGCGCGATGGTCGACCAGAACAGCTGCGGCCAGCCCTGA
- a CDS encoding MFS transporter, with product MTAIPTSRVLVGERAPYFWLGCVAISLGVLLHLPMLWMAHRMGNHLVGMAMDWEMLVGMGLIVAGVPLACWGALPTRPVHVEEANADYEASDAMPLNRSHAVVLAVLTLGLIIDVMKPATLGFVLPGVRQEYGIDQSTAALLPLTALIGTTVGSFLWGWLADIYGRRVSIILSSILFASTAICGAMPAFEWNLVMCFLMGSSAGGMLPVIYTLLTEVMPPRHRSWVLVLVGGTGLIGGYLAASGAAHALEPTYGWRSLWLQGFPTGLLLLALTRFIPETPRFLAKQGRTAELADMERRFGLVRVNRSAASMAHFSKVSSQPRLTAALVIAALCWSFVNFGLLLWLPSDLQARGYSAELTSGLIARSSLIALPTIAIAAFTYSKLSSRWTLVVTVLITLAGLFGALLPSSMLQWEPLLVTVIALLIVGTNGTIAVLIPYTAENYPLHIRGRATGLVAGSSKFGGVAVQVAALVGFIPTLVGAAWALVLPTVASAAMIAWAGRETRGRSLAELEGKAG from the coding sequence GTGACCGCCATCCCCACCAGCCGCGTCCTCGTCGGCGAGCGCGCACCCTATTTCTGGTTGGGCTGCGTCGCGATCTCGCTCGGCGTCCTGCTCCACCTGCCGATGCTGTGGATGGCGCATCGCATGGGCAATCACCTCGTCGGCATGGCGATGGACTGGGAAATGCTCGTCGGCATGGGGCTGATCGTCGCCGGGGTGCCGCTGGCCTGCTGGGGCGCACTACCGACCCGCCCGGTGCACGTCGAGGAAGCAAACGCGGATTATGAGGCGTCGGACGCCATGCCGCTCAATCGCTCCCATGCTGTGGTGCTGGCAGTCCTGACGCTCGGGCTGATCATCGACGTGATGAAGCCCGCCACGCTGGGTTTCGTCCTTCCGGGAGTCCGGCAGGAATATGGCATCGACCAGTCGACGGCCGCCCTGCTCCCACTCACCGCGCTGATCGGGACGACGGTGGGTTCCTTCCTCTGGGGCTGGCTGGCGGACATCTACGGGCGGCGGGTGTCGATCATCCTGTCCTCCATCCTGTTCGCCTCCACCGCCATCTGCGGCGCCATGCCGGCGTTCGAGTGGAACCTCGTCATGTGCTTCCTGATGGGAAGCTCGGCGGGCGGCATGCTGCCCGTCATCTACACCCTCCTCACCGAAGTCATGCCGCCCCGGCACCGCAGCTGGGTGCTGGTGCTGGTCGGGGGCACCGGGCTGATCGGCGGCTATCTGGCGGCAAGCGGCGCCGCCCACGCGCTGGAGCCGACCTACGGGTGGCGATCGCTATGGCTGCAGGGCTTTCCCACCGGCCTCCTGCTGCTCGCCCTCACCCGCTTCATTCCAGAGACACCGCGCTTCCTCGCCAAGCAGGGGCGCACGGCCGAACTGGCCGACATGGAGCGCCGGTTCGGCCTCGTGCGGGTCAATCGTTCGGCTGCCTCCATGGCGCACTTCAGCAAGGTGAGTAGCCAGCCGCGCCTGACGGCGGCCCTGGTCATTGCCGCCTTGTGCTGGAGCTTCGTCAACTTCGGCCTGCTGCTTTGGCTGCCCAGCGACCTTCAGGCACGCGGCTACAGCGCCGAGCTGACCAGCGGGCTGATCGCCAGGTCATCGCTGATCGCGCTTCCGACCATCGCCATCGCCGCCTTCACTTATTCGAAGCTGAGCAGCCGCTGGACGCTCGTCGTGACCGTCCTCATCACCCTGGCGGGCCTCTTCGGCGCGCTGCTGCCATCATCGATGCTGCAATGGGAGCCACTGCTGGTCACCGTCATCGCGCTGCTGATCGTCGGCACGAACGGGACGATTGCCGTGCTGATTCCCTACACGGCCGAGAATTACCCGCTGCACATCCGGGGACGCGCCACTGGTCTGGTCGCGGGGAGCAGCAAGTTCGGCGGCGTGGCGGTGCAGGTGGCGGCGCTCGTCGGCTTCATCCCGACCCTGGTCGGAGCGGCCTGGGCGCTGGTCCTGCCGACGGTCGCCTCCGCCGCGATGATCGCCTGGGCTGGACGCGAGACCCGCGGCCGGAGCCTCGCGGAGCTCGAGGGCAAGGCCGGCTGA
- a CDS encoding AI-2E family transporter: MSTFPHTHDDSRFIRRTLIVIALVALALLVWQLREVLLMVFGAVVVATLFQSLAGVYQKLRIPAGVSLALAVLTVLVVVALCFALFGAQLTSQYEQIREALPRAWAALQQRLEGFGLSGQLDQLKGGSGGGGSFAATAGQFVMSLGSGIADALLIVVGGIFIAASPRFYRSGLVKLVPESRRAVTSAAIADSGIALKLWLKAQLLTMAAVGIASGVGLWLVGMDNALAFGLLAALLEFIPFIGPILAAVPAILIAAALDPQLALWVAGVYFVVQQLEGNLFSPLLQQWAVDLPGAVLLFSLLAMGTLFGPLGVIFAAPVTVVIYVLVKKLYVREALDTATPIPGEEQKQED; this comes from the coding sequence ATGTCAACTTTCCCGCACACGCACGATGACAGCCGCTTCATCCGGCGAACACTGATCGTCATTGCGCTCGTGGCGCTCGCATTGCTGGTCTGGCAGCTACGCGAAGTTCTGCTGATGGTGTTCGGCGCGGTGGTCGTCGCCACTCTCTTCCAGAGCCTGGCCGGGGTCTACCAGAAGCTTCGTATCCCCGCTGGCGTGAGCCTCGCTCTGGCGGTCCTCACCGTACTGGTGGTCGTGGCGCTCTGCTTCGCCTTGTTCGGCGCACAGCTCACCAGCCAGTATGAGCAGATCCGCGAAGCCCTGCCCAGAGCCTGGGCAGCATTGCAGCAGCGACTGGAGGGCTTCGGTCTGTCCGGGCAACTCGATCAGCTGAAGGGCGGCAGTGGCGGCGGTGGAAGCTTCGCTGCAACCGCCGGCCAGTTCGTCATGAGCCTTGGCAGCGGGATCGCCGATGCGCTCCTGATCGTCGTCGGCGGCATCTTCATCGCCGCGTCGCCGCGCTTCTATCGGAGCGGTCTCGTCAAGCTGGTGCCCGAGAGCCGCCGCGCCGTCACCAGCGCGGCGATCGCCGACAGCGGGATTGCGCTCAAGCTCTGGCTCAAGGCTCAGCTGCTGACGATGGCGGCGGTCGGCATCGCCAGCGGCGTCGGCCTGTGGCTGGTCGGGATGGACAATGCGCTCGCATTCGGCCTGCTTGCAGCACTGCTCGAGTTCATTCCCTTCATTGGCCCGATCCTGGCCGCCGTTCCCGCTATCCTGATCGCCGCCGCGCTGGACCCGCAGCTGGCATTGTGGGTGGCCGGCGTGTACTTTGTGGTGCAGCAGCTCGAAGGCAATCTCTTCTCGCCGCTGCTCCAGCAATGGGCGGTCGACCTGCCGGGCGCGGTCCTGCTCTTCTCCCTGCTCGCGATGGGCACCTTGTTCGGACCGCTCGGAGTCATCTTCGCCGCACCGGTGACGGTCGTGATCTACGTGCTGGTGAAGAAACTTTACGTCCGCGAGGCGCTCGACACGGCGACCCCGATCCCCGGGGAGGAGCAGAAGCAGGAAGACTGA
- a CDS encoding SDR family oxidoreductase has translation MSKLAVITGASSGIGLEIARLASAEGYDLIVASDTPMVDAGAGLDGEVDSIEADLSTDQGVKQLLQQIGDRHVDVLVANAGHGLGHGFLEQSVAEWRHVIDTNITGTLLLIQPIAKKMAQRGEGRILITGSIAGHVPAAFQAVYHASKAFVDSFAAALGNELKDTGVTVTCLKPGATETEFFARADMEDTKVGQSKKASAADVAKTGWEAMKKGEHAVVHGLANKAQVLAAGVLPESVSAQQGRKMNEPGSGE, from the coding sequence ATGAGCAAACTTGCAGTCATCACCGGTGCCTCGTCGGGCATCGGGCTTGAAATCGCGCGCCTTGCCTCGGCGGAGGGTTACGACCTGATCGTCGCTTCGGACACGCCGATGGTGGACGCTGGCGCCGGCCTCGACGGCGAGGTCGACTCCATCGAGGCGGACCTCTCGACCGATCAGGGAGTGAAGCAGCTCCTGCAGCAGATCGGCGACCGCCATGTCGACGTGCTGGTCGCCAATGCCGGCCACGGGCTCGGCCATGGCTTTCTCGAGCAGAGCGTCGCCGAGTGGCGCCACGTCATCGACACCAACATCACCGGCACCCTGCTGTTGATCCAGCCCATCGCCAAGAAGATGGCGCAGCGCGGGGAGGGGCGGATCCTCATCACCGGCTCCATCGCCGGCCACGTCCCCGCCGCCTTCCAGGCTGTCTACCATGCTTCGAAAGCGTTCGTGGACAGCTTCGCCGCCGCGCTCGGCAACGAGCTCAAGGACACGGGCGTCACGGTGACCTGCCTCAAGCCCGGCGCGACCGAGACCGAGTTCTTCGCCCGCGCCGACATGGAGGACACCAAGGTCGGCCAGTCGAAGAAGGCTTCGGCCGCCGACGTCGCCAAGACCGGCTGGGAAGCGATGAAGAAGGGCGAGCATGCGGTCGTCCACGGCCTCGCCAACAAGGCGCAGGTCCTCGCCGCCGGTGTGCTTCCCGAAAGCGTTTCGGCGCAGCAGGGACGCAAGATGAACGAGCCGGGCAGCGGAGAGTAG
- a CDS encoding zinc-dependent alcohol dehydrogenase, translating into MKALTWQGRHDVRVERVPDPEIVNPRDAIIKVTSTAICGSDLHLYDAYIPTLRAGDILGHEFMGEVVETGAKSTLKKGQRVVVPFTISCGDCFFCKKTQFSACDNSNPAETSDASETLMGHAMGAAFGYAHLTGGYAGGQAEYVRVPFSDVGPIVIPDHIEDDKVLFLSDILPTGWQAAENADIEPGDTVAVWGCGPVGLFAIQSAFKLGAHRVIAIDHYPRRLQLARQMGADILDYREVDVLEALKEMTGGIGPDAVIDCVGMESHGLAIDNLADTVKAHMMLGTERPHALRQAIIACRKGGRVSIPGVYGGFADKFPLGQLMEKGLQVKSGQTHMQRYTKPLLELIEKDELDTTFMISHREPLSRAAEMYRHWHDEQDTYTKIVLKPGMDQQQSQVDLVAARQVEPAE; encoded by the coding sequence ATGAAAGCCCTCACCTGGCAAGGCCGCCACGACGTGCGCGTGGAGCGCGTTCCCGATCCCGAGATCGTCAATCCACGCGACGCGATCATCAAGGTCACCTCGACCGCCATCTGCGGGTCGGACCTGCATCTCTACGATGCCTACATCCCGACCCTTCGTGCCGGCGACATTCTCGGCCACGAATTCATGGGCGAAGTGGTCGAAACCGGCGCAAAATCGACCCTCAAGAAGGGTCAGCGGGTGGTGGTGCCTTTCACCATCAGCTGCGGCGACTGCTTCTTCTGCAAGAAGACGCAATTCTCGGCCTGTGACAACAGCAATCCGGCCGAAACCAGCGATGCGTCGGAAACGCTGATGGGTCACGCCATGGGCGCAGCCTTCGGCTATGCGCATCTGACCGGCGGCTATGCCGGCGGCCAGGCGGAATATGTCCGAGTGCCGTTCAGCGATGTCGGCCCGATCGTCATCCCCGACCATATCGAGGACGACAAGGTGCTGTTCCTGTCGGACATCCTTCCCACTGGCTGGCAGGCGGCGGAGAATGCCGACATCGAACCCGGCGATACCGTCGCCGTCTGGGGCTGCGGACCTGTCGGCCTGTTCGCCATCCAGAGCGCGTTCAAGCTCGGCGCGCACCGGGTTATCGCCATCGACCATTATCCGCGCCGATTGCAGCTTGCGAGGCAGATGGGCGCCGACATCCTCGACTACCGCGAAGTCGACGTGCTCGAGGCCCTGAAGGAGATGACCGGCGGGATCGGTCCCGACGCGGTGATCGACTGCGTCGGCATGGAGAGCCACGGCCTTGCCATCGACAATCTGGCGGACACGGTGAAGGCGCACATGATGCTTGGCACCGAGCGGCCGCATGCGCTTCGCCAGGCGATCATTGCCTGCCGCAAGGGTGGGCGGGTCTCGATCCCTGGCGTCTATGGCGGCTTTGCCGACAAATTCCCGCTCGGTCAGCTGATGGAGAAAGGGTTGCAGGTGAAGAGCGGCCAGACCCACATGCAGCGCTACACCAAGCCGCTGCTGGAACTGATCGAAAAGGACGAACTCGATACGACCTTCATGATCTCGCACCGCGAACCGCTCAGCCGCGCCGCGGAAATGTACCGCCACTGGCACGACGAGCAGGACACCTACACCAAGATCGTCCTCAAGCCGGGCATGGACCAGCAGCAGTCACAGGTCGATCTCGTCGCCGCGCGACAGGTCGAGCCGGCAGAGTAA
- a CDS encoding SRPBCC family protein, producing MAHKHTDADVVDEVERLNEEAVRDAREHEPAPRRGRIEEVDEDQRVRIQGDQRRRRGNGSNGNGTLIGLGLGLATAGAAAFFFARARSEDELPSGPILSDAPDHVLRGKAQQRARNQEDGRSLVGRTVTIGKPAGELYAIWRRFERFPEFMDNVREIRRIDDKVSEWTIEAPGGATVQVKTRILEDIPNKTIAWVSEPDSQIETEGRVEFAEAPPGRGTYVRLLIRYTPPAGALGRMVAKVMQREPNVQARRDLRRFKQLMETGEVPVNASPSGRKSESPTEPRI from the coding sequence TTGGCGCATAAACATACCGACGCAGACGTCGTCGACGAAGTCGAACGGCTGAACGAGGAAGCAGTCCGCGATGCCCGCGAGCATGAGCCCGCCCCGCGGCGTGGCCGGATCGAGGAAGTCGACGAGGACCAGCGTGTCCGCATCCAGGGCGACCAGCGACGTCGTCGCGGCAACGGGTCGAACGGCAACGGCACCCTGATCGGCCTCGGCCTCGGCCTTGCGACCGCAGGTGCGGCTGCCTTCTTCTTCGCCCGCGCAAGGTCCGAGGACGAGCTGCCAAGCGGCCCGATCCTCAGCGACGCGCCCGACCATGTCCTGCGCGGCAAGGCGCAGCAGCGTGCCCGCAACCAGGAAGATGGACGGTCGCTGGTCGGCCGCACCGTCACCATCGGCAAACCAGCGGGCGAACTCTACGCTATTTGGCGTCGCTTCGAGCGCTTCCCGGAGTTCATGGACAACGTCCGCGAAATCCGGCGCATCGACGACAAGGTCTCGGAATGGACGATCGAGGCGCCGGGCGGCGCCACCGTGCAGGTGAAGACCCGCATCCTCGAGGATATTCCAAACAAGACCATCGCCTGGGTCAGCGAACCGGACAGTCAGATCGAGACCGAAGGGCGGGTCGAGTTCGCCGAAGCGCCGCCGGGCCGCGGCACTTATGTCCGGCTGCTCATCCGCTATACGCCGCCGGCGGGAGCGCTCGGACGCATGGTCGCCAAGGTCATGCAGCGCGAGCCCAACGTCCAGGCACGCCGGGACCTCCGCCGCTTCAAGCAGCTGATGGAAACCGGCGAAGTCCCGGTCAACGCCTCACCCTCCGGTCGCAAGAGCGAAAGCCCGACCGAGCCCCGCATCTAG
- a CDS encoding dihydrolipoamide acetyltransferase family protein → MIEVRVPDEQEGTKAVVRAWLKQPGELVELNDPLVELETDKVTQEVPAPAAGVLAEILLGTDAEAVPGAVLGRIDTAPDTAVGPERSAERVVEAPVRERASTSLNTNEVEAGAETRFSPSVRRALLQHDIDPARLTGTGRNGRITREDVDRAVAGATVSHVDVGPKPIAQPRVAEANWQDIPHDRMRRAIADNMVRAVAEAPHVTALFEADFTAITAHKKALAANGTRLSYTAYLLKAAAEAMAVAPAVNGRWADDRTIVSPTVDIGVGTALGDKGLVVPVVRDCAALSLEEIGARLDDLTARARAGRLERSDVANGSFTISNHGVSGSLLAAPIILHQGQAAILGVGKLQKRVVVLSQDGADVIAIRPMAYVTLTIDHRVIDGHQTNAWLSRFVEIVEGWPAPQA, encoded by the coding sequence GTGATCGAGGTCCGCGTCCCCGACGAGCAGGAAGGCACCAAGGCGGTCGTCCGCGCCTGGCTCAAGCAGCCGGGCGAGTTGGTCGAGCTTAACGATCCGCTGGTCGAACTTGAAACCGACAAGGTGACGCAGGAGGTGCCTGCGCCGGCGGCGGGGGTGCTGGCCGAGATCTTGCTCGGGACCGATGCCGAGGCGGTGCCTGGCGCGGTGCTGGGGCGGATAGACACTGCGCCTGACACCGCCGTTGGTCCTGAGCGTAGCGCGGAGCGCGTCGTCGAAGCGCCGGTGCGCGAGCGTGCTTCGACTTCGCTCAACACGAACGAGGTTGAGGCAGGGGCCGAAACCCGCTTCTCCCCCTCGGTCCGCCGGGCGCTCCTCCAGCACGACATCGACCCCGCCCGACTGACCGGCACCGGCCGCAATGGCCGGATCACTCGCGAGGACGTCGACCGCGCCGTCGCAGGCGCGACCGTCAGCCATGTCGATGTCGGACCCAAGCCGATCGCCCAGCCGCGCGTTGCCGAGGCCAACTGGCAGGACATCCCGCACGACCGGATGCGCCGGGCGATTGCCGACAACATGGTGCGCGCGGTGGCCGAGGCGCCGCACGTCACGGCGCTGTTCGAGGCCGACTTCACCGCCATCACCGCCCACAAGAAGGCCCTTGCCGCCAACGGCACCAGGCTCAGCTACACCGCCTATCTGCTGAAGGCGGCCGCCGAGGCAATGGCGGTCGCGCCGGCGGTGAATGGCCGCTGGGCGGACGATCGGACCATTGTTTCGCCGACGGTCGACATCGGCGTCGGGACGGCGCTCGGCGACAAGGGGCTGGTGGTGCCGGTGGTGCGTGACTGCGCTGCGCTCAGTCTCGAGGAGATCGGCGCTCGCCTGGACGACCTTACCGCCCGTGCCCGCGCTGGCAGGCTCGAACGGTCGGACGTTGCCAACGGCAGCTTCACCATCTCCAACCATGGTGTATCGGGCTCGCTGCTGGCGGCGCCGATCATCCTCCACCAGGGCCAGGCGGCGATCCTCGGCGTCGGCAAGCTTCAGAAGAGGGTGGTGGTGCTGAGCCAGGATGGCGCGGACGTGATCGCCATTCGCCCGATGGCCTATGTCACGCTCACCATCGATCATCGCGTGATCGACGGCCATCAGACCAACGCCTGGCTGAGTCGCTTCGTCGAGATCGTCGAAGGCTGGCCCGCGCCGCAGGCGTAA